From one Treponema denticola genomic stretch:
- a CDS encoding ABC transporter ATP-binding protein: MNIVQVKNLKKTYPLGKVLVEAVKGIDFAIEQGEFVSISGPSGSGKSTILNMIGLIDTPSGGELIINNESIYKESDFASLLKKQNKKVKVPNRLDKKMTVLRHEYLGFIFQSFNLVPVLNVYENIEFPLLFGRAKESKAKQTEWINYLIDKVGLNEWKHHKSNELSGGQRQRVAIARALATKPQIVLADEPTANLDSKTGIQILELMKEVNRELKTTFIFSTHDAKIVDMTDHRIKILDGQILEDIKVSA, from the coding sequence ATGAATATTGTACAGGTTAAAAACTTAAAGAAGACCTATCCATTGGGAAAGGTTTTAGTTGAAGCCGTAAAAGGCATCGATTTTGCCATCGAGCAAGGCGAATTCGTTTCAATTTCAGGGCCTTCGGGTTCCGGCAAATCGACCATTCTTAATATGATAGGTTTAATAGATACGCCCTCGGGCGGGGAGCTCATCATAAACAATGAGAGTATTTATAAGGAATCGGATTTTGCTTCTCTTTTAAAAAAGCAAAACAAAAAGGTTAAGGTTCCCAACAGACTGGATAAAAAAATGACCGTACTCCGCCACGAGTATTTGGGCTTTATTTTTCAATCCTTTAACCTTGTTCCTGTTTTAAACGTATACGAAAATATAGAATTTCCTCTTTTGTTTGGAAGAGCAAAAGAGAGTAAAGCAAAACAAACCGAATGGATTAATTATTTAATCGATAAGGTAGGTTTGAACGAATGGAAGCATCATAAGTCTAACGAGCTTTCAGGAGGTCAAAGGCAGAGGGTTGCCATCGCAAGGGCCTTGGCTACTAAACCTCAAATAGTTTTAGCCGATGAGCCTACTGCAAACCTTGACTCAAAGACAGGTATTCAGATTTTAGAGCTTATGAAAGAGGTAAACAGGGAACTTAAAACAACATTTATCTTTTCGACACATGATGCAAAGATTGTAGATATGACGGACCACCGCATTAAGATTTTGGACGGTCAAATCCTCGAAGATATAAAGGTTTCAGCTTAA
- a CDS encoding ABC transporter permease, protein MNKTIFKMAVKNLFASKAKMIITLSLIGIGTFLVILGFGILNFSLQQTQAVCISDFSGDVLITGKSEKDTVMVQLLGVFQTVSVSLDTPKMPYLIPFEKVKSKVESLPEVKGLTPSVFASGMLKALDLPDSWEAEDKNRSFFPYAQILGIEPESYKNLFDTINIYEGEYPKTSNGKFALVPRDLKEKFEKYYDRPLNLGDEILVTAFAGKARQQKVIITGFFDYAHSDTAIDGIAYFDVDTTRILADMTMGARVAAAIPDSVDLSLSEKSEDELFADDSDSDIIDTVQSSNTKIDYENILGSTELRDRLNLADNEAWHHIVIKLKDSSKTQSVIRTLNDWFKEEGINAQALDWKLGMAMYYSAIEGTRTLFITMLAILSVVVLIVIMNTLVVSVMQRSSEIGTMRAIGAKKGFVRKIFFAESFFMSCVGVLIGLVLALIAAAVVNAFDIRVGDILSVMFGGKQIRVSISIGSAVWTMAAMLLAGLAANWYPVRLALKISPLEAINR, encoded by the coding sequence ATGAATAAGACAATTTTTAAAATGGCGGTAAAAAATCTTTTTGCGAGTAAAGCAAAGATGATTATTACCTTATCGCTTATAGGAATAGGAACTTTTTTGGTTATCCTAGGTTTCGGTATCCTAAATTTTTCATTACAGCAAACTCAAGCGGTTTGTATAAGCGATTTTTCGGGAGATGTTTTAATTACGGGCAAGTCTGAAAAAGACACTGTAATGGTACAACTCTTGGGTGTTTTTCAGACAGTCAGTGTAAGTTTGGATACACCTAAGATGCCCTATTTAATTCCTTTTGAAAAAGTTAAATCCAAGGTTGAAAGCCTTCCTGAGGTAAAAGGCCTTACTCCGTCCGTTTTTGCAAGCGGTATGCTCAAGGCTCTTGATTTACCCGATTCATGGGAAGCCGAAGACAAGAACCGATCCTTTTTTCCTTATGCACAGATTCTAGGAATTGAACCTGAAAGTTATAAAAATCTTTTTGATACGATTAATATTTATGAAGGAGAATATCCTAAAACATCAAACGGTAAGTTTGCTCTGGTTCCGCGTGATTTAAAAGAAAAGTTTGAAAAATATTATGACAGACCCTTAAACTTGGGAGACGAGATTTTGGTAACGGCCTTTGCCGGAAAGGCAAGACAGCAAAAAGTTATCATAACGGGATTTTTTGATTATGCTCATTCCGATACGGCAATAGACGGCATAGCCTACTTTGATGTAGATACAACCCGAATACTTGCCGATATGACCATGGGCGCAAGAGTTGCAGCGGCCATTCCCGATTCCGTCGATTTAAGTCTTTCCGAAAAATCAGAAGATGAACTTTTTGCAGATGATTCGGACTCGGATATTATAGATACAGTGCAAAGCTCAAACACAAAGATTGATTATGAAAATATTTTAGGAAGTACCGAACTGCGCGATCGGCTTAACTTAGCCGACAATGAAGCTTGGCATCATATCGTAATAAAGCTGAAAGACTCTTCAAAGACTCAAAGCGTAATAAGAACCTTAAATGATTGGTTTAAGGAAGAAGGAATAAATGCTCAAGCCTTGGACTGGAAACTCGGAATGGCGATGTATTACAGTGCAATAGAAGGAACAAGAACTCTTTTTATTACAATGCTGGCTATTCTTTCCGTAGTAGTTTTAATTGTCATAATGAATACATTGGTTGTCTCCGTTATGCAAAGAAGCTCCGAGATAGGAACGATGAGGGCCATAGGAGCTAAAAAGGGTTTTGTAAGAAAGATATTTTTTGCGGAATCTTTTTTTATGTCTTGCGTAGGTGTTCTTATCGGCTTGGTACTTGCTCTTATCGCTGCAGCCGTTGTAAATGCCTTTGACATCAGGGTTGGAGATATTCTTTCTGTTATGTTCGGTGGAAAACAGATTAGGGTAAGTATTTCGATCGGTTCTGCCGTTTGGACAATGGCTGCAATGCTTTTAGCAGGTCTTGCAGCAAACTGGTATCCGGTAAGGCTTGCTTTAAAGATAAGTCCTCTTGAAGCAATTAACCGTTAA
- a CDS encoding ABC transporter permease, translating to MNILKIAFRNLNRQKRRSILLVFAIAFAFFVVIFMDGMTSGAVNSMAGEISKIVGGHVYIIGSKKAPDKSADDPAQIYMDKNDVEFIEKTVKELGIETMYIIKRSRASGKLIFEGKEVTSKIDGCKFDEEKILHDSILFKEGSWEAMKKENAILLSESVAKTLNVDLHDIILLETRTSQGQLTVIELQVEGIAVNRSSFGGITNYINFDYLQKITEMEKDSVEVYSLFLKNPDMQEIYAQQLERKIAETHPVTSRDLARTISPSQPANNVLKQLEEGKWQGTKFGIATFYDFAPQMVTFMSTLNGISFGILIVLLVITMIGISNTFKIIVHERRGEVGTMRSCGVMRKHIRRLFLAEASFLSLFGAVCGFVLAVLVMQIISFIPIAVDSPFSVFTKNGYFAWNLSALLVFFKFVIMLGLTLLTVRGSASRAANMIPAEALRSGK from the coding sequence ATGAATATATTAAAAATAGCATTTAGAAATTTAAACAGACAAAAAAGGCGAAGTATTCTTTTGGTTTTTGCGATAGCCTTTGCTTTCTTTGTCGTTATCTTTATGGACGGCATGACTTCTGGTGCCGTAAACAGTATGGCCGGAGAAATTTCAAAAATCGTAGGAGGCCATGTCTATATAATAGGTTCAAAAAAGGCTCCCGATAAGTCGGCGGATGATCCTGCTCAAATTTATATGGACAAAAACGATGTTGAGTTTATAGAAAAGACCGTAAAAGAATTGGGAATAGAAACTATGTATATCATAAAAAGAAGCCGTGCCTCAGGTAAGCTGATATTTGAAGGAAAAGAAGTTACCTCTAAAATTGACGGCTGCAAATTCGATGAAGAAAAAATTTTACATGACAGTATTCTTTTTAAGGAAGGAAGCTGGGAAGCCATGAAAAAAGAAAATGCAATTCTCCTTTCCGAATCGGTAGCCAAAACCTTAAATGTAGACTTGCACGATATTATTTTGCTTGAAACTAGGACATCGCAAGGTCAGCTTACGGTTATTGAACTTCAAGTAGAAGGTATTGCAGTAAACCGCTCTTCATTCGGCGGAATCACAAATTATATCAATTTTGATTATTTGCAAAAAATTACGGAGATGGAGAAAGACAGTGTAGAGGTATATTCTCTTTTTTTAAAAAATCCCGATATGCAGGAAATTTATGCACAACAGCTTGAAAGAAAAATCGCAGAAACGCATCCCGTTACAAGCAGGGATCTTGCCAGAACTATAAGCCCTTCACAGCCTGCAAACAATGTGCTTAAGCAGCTTGAAGAAGGAAAGTGGCAGGGAACAAAATTCGGCATAGCTACTTTTTATGATTTTGCTCCGCAGATGGTTACATTCATGAGTACCTTAAACGGTATAAGTTTCGGCATTTTGATTGTGCTTTTGGTTATTACAATGATAGGTATTTCAAATACCTTTAAAATTATTGTACACGAAAGAAGAGGGGAAGTCGGAACTATGCGCTCTTGCGGTGTTATGAGAAAGCATATAAGGCGGCTATTCCTTGCAGAAGCTTCATTTTTATCCTTATTCGGAGCCGTATGCGGTTTTGTCCTTGCTGTTCTTGTAATGCAGATTATCTCGTTTATTCCGATTGCTGTAGATTCACCTTTTTCGGTCTTTACTAAAAACGGATACTTTGCGTGGAACTTATCCGCTCTTTTAGTTTTTTTTAAGTTTGTGATAATGTTGGGTTTAACCCTCCTTACTGTAAGGGGCTCTGCTTCGAGAGCCGCTAATATGATTCCTGCCGAAGCGTTAAGGTCGGGAAAATAA
- a CDS encoding outer membrane lipoprotein-sorting protein — MKYFINKKLLIILIAFFVSIAVFAEIPSMEEMYKIMDKVFDTGNFKKDFTSTLTLIVEKPNQPKEVVQFKLFRRDTKDQTTLIQLAPEADKGNGYLQEKDNLWFYDPIAHQFTHSSLKRNLANSDTKLSDVNKKSQFRQAWEIIKIEEAKVAKIDVYAVTAKALEKDAAYAQEKFFVRKDKHLLLKIESYGASGKHMRTTFIPKYANVEGMPLPVQQIYINELIKGEKTTQIFQDFSTAKIDDVVFTKAYLEKIN, encoded by the coding sequence ATGAAATATTTTATTAACAAAAAATTATTGATTATACTCATTGCTTTTTTTGTAAGCATTGCAGTATTTGCCGAGATTCCCTCAATGGAGGAAATGTATAAGATTATGGATAAAGTTTTCGACACGGGAAATTTTAAAAAAGATTTTACAAGTACTCTCACACTGATTGTCGAAAAGCCTAATCAGCCTAAGGAAGTCGTTCAGTTTAAACTCTTTAGGCGTGATACTAAGGACCAAACAACTCTTATTCAGCTGGCACCTGAAGCCGATAAGGGAAACGGTTATTTACAGGAAAAGGATAATCTTTGGTTCTATGATCCTATTGCTCATCAGTTTACTCATTCTTCTCTTAAAAGAAATTTGGCAAACAGCGATACAAAATTATCCGATGTAAATAAAAAGTCGCAATTTAGGCAAGCTTGGGAAATTATTAAAATTGAAGAAGCAAAAGTCGCTAAGATCGATGTTTATGCGGTAACAGCTAAGGCTTTGGAAAAGGATGCTGCCTATGCTCAAGAAAAATTCTTTGTACGAAAAGATAAACACCTCCTTTTAAAAATAGAAAGTTACGGTGCGAGCGGAAAACATATGAGAACTACTTTTATACCTAAATACGCAAATGTTGAAGGTATGCCGCTTCCTGTTCAGCAAATATATATAAATGAGCTTATCAAGGGAGAAAAAACAACACAGATATTTCAAGACTTCAGTACTGCAAAAATTGATGATGTCGTTTTTACCAAGGCTTATTTGGAGAAGATAAACTAA
- a CDS encoding helix-turn-helix domain-containing protein encodes MTTFDRLMQDSKFKAEFEKGYTEFLISEFMIEKMEEENISVRELAKEVNVSPTTIQNLRSGNAETVKFKTLSSIMQRLGYVLQPVKMPTL; translated from the coding sequence ATGACAACATTTGACAGATTAATGCAAGACTCGAAATTCAAAGCTGAGTTTGAAAAAGGCTACACTGAATTTTTAATTTCAGAGTTTATGATTGAAAAAATGGAAGAAGAAAATATTTCGGTTAGAGAATTAGCAAAAGAAGTGAACGTTTCTCCTACCACTATCCAGAATTTACGTAGTGGCAATGCAGAGACAGTAAAATTCAAGACACTTTCAAGTATTATGCAAAGATTGGGATATGTATTGCAGCCTGTGAAGATGCCAACATTATAA
- a CDS encoding integron integrase, with protein sequence MFIEIRPYEKEHLSVRFKAEGEDFSKILQSIKKVSNRAWKPSGCFWIIPADRNSCDILLNNLYNEGLFMADSCFDFKNSEFNDSDPLNTEIIGERNNHTVPDIQYILRKLDEVITAKHYSKRTREAYSYWISRFIREHEDKNLKTISDKEINAFVSRLAVKEKAAASSQNQALAALLFLYKNILGLPIKTPENIVRAKKPKKLPAVMTREETAKIFSLLPENDYGLLIRLLYGTGMRLMEALRLRIQDIDFGKNEITVHCGKGAKDRKTVLPVSLKFPLQKHLENVRLIHEADCKDGFGSVPLPSALAKKYPAAGKAWAWQWVFPQARRWRNKETGEQGRHHIDPSVIQRTLHEAVLKSCIPKPIGCHTFRHSFATHLLEAGYDIRTIQELLGHSDVKTTMVYTHVLNRGGLGIQSPIDSM encoded by the coding sequence ATGTTTATTGAAATTCGGCCTTATGAAAAAGAGCATTTATCGGTGCGTTTTAAAGCTGAAGGCGAAGATTTTTCCAAAATTCTGCAATCAATAAAAAAAGTATCTAACAGGGCTTGGAAACCGTCCGGATGTTTCTGGATTATACCTGCAGATCGTAATTCTTGTGATATTTTATTAAACAACCTTTATAATGAAGGACTTTTCATGGCTGATTCCTGCTTTGACTTTAAAAATTCTGAATTTAATGATAGCGATCCTTTGAATACCGAAATTATTGGAGAAAGGAATAATCATACTGTACCGGATATTCAGTATATTTTAAGGAAATTAGATGAAGTGATTACTGCAAAACACTACAGCAAACGTACACGGGAAGCATACAGCTATTGGATAAGCCGCTTTATCCGAGAACATGAGGATAAAAATCTTAAAACTATTTCCGATAAGGAAATAAATGCCTTTGTGAGCCGTCTTGCAGTGAAGGAAAAGGCTGCCGCTTCAAGCCAAAATCAGGCTCTTGCGGCTCTTTTGTTTCTATATAAAAACATATTAGGCTTACCTATAAAGACTCCTGAAAATATAGTCCGTGCTAAAAAGCCTAAAAAGCTGCCTGCCGTAATGACCCGTGAGGAAACTGCAAAGATATTCTCTCTTTTGCCTGAAAACGATTACGGGCTTCTTATCCGTTTGCTTTACGGAACCGGAATGCGGCTTATGGAAGCCTTGCGGTTAAGGATTCAAGATATCGATTTTGGGAAAAATGAAATTACGGTACACTGCGGGAAAGGAGCGAAAGACCGTAAAACCGTACTGCCTGTTTCGCTTAAATTTCCGCTTCAAAAACATTTGGAAAATGTCCGCCTTATACATGAGGCAGACTGCAAGGACGGTTTCGGTTCGGTGCCGCTGCCCTCTGCTCTTGCAAAAAAATATCCAGCTGCAGGTAAAGCGTGGGCATGGCAATGGGTGTTTCCGCAAGCACGCCGATGGCGTAACAAAGAAACAGGCGAGCAGGGGCGGCATCATATCGATCCTTCGGTTATTCAGCGAACTCTACATGAAGCGGTTTTAAAGTCCTGCATCCCAAAACCGATAGGTTGTCATACTTTCCGCCACTCATTTGCAACGCACTTGCTTGAAGCCGGTTATGATATCCGCACTATACAGGAGCTTCTCGGCCACAGCGATGTTAAAACCACTATGGTTTACACCCATGTCCTAAACCGCGGCGGTCTAGGCATTCAAAGCCCCATAGACAGTATGTGA
- a CDS encoding carbon-nitrogen hydrolase family protein, with translation MSKIIIALLQLTPGNSLVENVYIGIAACRKAKNMGADIALFPEMWSIGYEIPKSVNELKSKAISKNDAFIHSFSDLAKELQMAIGITFLEKYEPLPRNSICLFDRFGKELYTYAKVHTCIFGDEKNLMPGNDFYVSELDTEHGCVKIGSMICYDREFPESARILMLKGAEILLVPNACPMEINRISQLRARAFENMVGIATVNYPKGKPDCNGHSTAFDGIAYKIDEPYSRDTLIIEAGEEEGIYIATFNIEELRKYRSREVHGNAYRQPTKYEILLSEEKQEPFIRKDYRKSAN, from the coding sequence TTGAGCAAAATTATCATAGCTTTACTACAATTAACGCCGGGGAACTCTCTTGTTGAAAATGTGTATATCGGTATAGCTGCTTGTCGCAAGGCAAAAAATATGGGGGCAGATATAGCATTATTTCCTGAAATGTGGAGTATTGGTTACGAAATCCCTAAATCTGTCAATGAATTAAAGAGTAAAGCAATTAGTAAAAATGATGCATTTATACATTCATTCTCAGATTTAGCAAAAGAATTGCAAATGGCTATCGGTATAACATTTCTTGAAAAGTATGAGCCATTACCAAGAAACAGTATATGTCTGTTTGATAGATTTGGAAAAGAACTATATACCTATGCAAAAGTACATACATGTATTTTTGGAGATGAAAAAAATTTAATGCCCGGTAATGATTTTTATGTATCTGAATTAGACACAGAGCACGGTTGTGTAAAAATAGGTTCAATGATTTGTTATGATAGAGAATTTCCTGAGAGTGCACGAATACTCATGCTCAAAGGTGCAGAAATACTACTTGTACCGAATGCATGTCCAATGGAAATTAATAGGATTTCACAATTAAGAGCAAGAGCATTTGAAAATATGGTTGGCATTGCAACTGTTAATTATCCAAAAGGAAAACCCGATTGTAATGGTCATTCTACAGCATTTGACGGTATTGCCTATAAAATTGATGAACCATATTCACGAGATACATTAATAATAGAAGCCGGAGAGGAAGAAGGAATATATATCGCAACTTTTAATATAGAGGAATTAAGAAAGTATAGAAGTAGAGAAGTTCATGGTAACGCATACCGGCAGCCGACAAAATATGAGATTTTATTATCGGAAGAGAAACAAGAGCCGTTTATCCGTAAAGATTATAGAAAATCAGCAAACTAA
- a CDS encoding transglutaminase-like domain-containing protein has product MKLKYQIILLYCLITLLLFQMVSCKRQQGKQVIKYETKDSFKKVAVELKPVTSNVYEELKRIHTVYPKRAMKGNGLVGVLGGVNLIAHQKGSYDVLLPIPQLVDKQVPIFYSLSVKPESALSSSRLQVREDGNAFLSLVFNADQNTELTIDWSAVVLITPMAIKENDIDPELFTVASPCVQSDSKQITDLATGLCTTNEDDELKQYCLNIRNFIANMENVAPPMSLDALGILKSGMNYICTSNANLAAAFMRAQKIPCRMIATIPTNSYRLEMHRIVEYYDGGVWTAFDPSSWSESPLTNTWQNIIMAKSSISDEIASMEPRLCSMLGVPFGQEAEIMKPGLTLHGQDFFWTVAFPLAEFDVTDTIAKLTVACWQEFLQTGIISSKQIDAALATDLDSYSEKISGK; this is encoded by the coding sequence ATGAAGTTAAAATATCAAATTATATTGTTGTATTGTTTGATTACTCTGTTGCTGTTTCAAATGGTAAGTTGTAAGAGGCAACAAGGTAAACAAGTTATAAAATATGAAACAAAAGATAGTTTTAAAAAAGTAGCCGTAGAGCTAAAACCGGTAACATCAAATGTTTATGAAGAACTCAAAAGAATTCATACTGTCTATCCTAAACGTGCAATGAAGGGAAATGGTCTTGTTGGTGTGCTCGGTGGTGTAAATTTAATTGCTCACCAAAAAGGTAGCTATGATGTGTTGCTACCGATACCGCAACTTGTGGACAAGCAAGTTCCCATTTTTTATAGTTTAAGTGTCAAACCTGAATCGGCTTTATCATCAAGCCGATTGCAAGTGAGAGAAGACGGAAATGCTTTTTTAAGCTTAGTATTTAATGCTGACCAGAATACCGAACTTACTATTGATTGGTCTGCAGTTGTTTTAATTACTCCAATGGCAATAAAAGAGAATGATATAGACCCTGAACTATTTACTGTTGCATCACCATGTGTACAATCTGATTCTAAGCAAATTACTGATTTGGCAACTGGATTATGTACTACAAACGAAGATGATGAACTAAAACAATACTGCCTAAATATAAGAAACTTTATTGCAAATATGGAAAATGTTGCACCACCTATGAGTCTTGATGCTTTGGGAATTTTGAAAAGCGGAATGAATTATATTTGCACTTCAAATGCAAATCTTGCGGCAGCATTTATGCGGGCACAAAAAATTCCTTGTCGTATGATAGCAACAATTCCGACAAACTCTTACCGCCTAGAAATGCATCGTATCGTAGAGTATTACGATGGCGGTGTATGGACTGCATTTGATCCAAGTTCTTGGAGTGAAAGTCCTTTGACAAATACATGGCAAAATATCATTATGGCTAAATCAAGTATTTCAGATGAAATAGCATCTATGGAACCTCGTTTATGCTCTATGTTAGGTGTTCCATTTGGGCAAGAGGCAGAAATAATGAAACCGGGTTTAACTTTACATGGTCAAGATTTCTTTTGGACAGTTGCTTTTCCGCTTGCTGAATTTGATGTAACAGATACGATAGCTAAATTAACGGTAGCATGTTGGCAGGAGTTTTTACAAACGGGAATTATAAGTTCAAAGCAAATTGATGCTGCTCTTGCGACTGACTTAGATTCGTATTCAGAAAAAATTAGCGGTAAATAA
- a CDS encoding type II toxin-antitoxin system VapC family toxin encodes MIYLCDTCILIDYLRGKTEVQQKLEQDKGLGLGMSSITYMELMVGAFNKREVGIIKKAFSDFEIVEISELISVKARSLIEKYTKSHGLLIPDALIGATALELGLPLYTTNIKDFQFIPDLVFV; translated from the coding sequence ATGATTTATCTTTGTGATACTTGCATTCTTATAGACTACCTTCGTGGAAAAACCGAAGTTCAGCAAAAACTTGAGCAAGACAAAGGCCTAGGTTTAGGAATGTCTTCAATAACTTATATGGAGTTAATGGTTGGTGCTTTTAACAAGCGGGAAGTCGGCATTATAAAAAAAGCTTTTTCGGATTTTGAAATTGTAGAAATTTCTGAATTGATTTCTGTAAAAGCCAGAAGTCTGATTGAAAAGTATACTAAAAGTCATGGTCTTTTGATTCCGGATGCCTTGATTGGTGCTACTGCATTAGAATTGGGATTGCCGTTGTATACTACAAATATCAAAGACTTTCAGTTTATTCCTGATTTGGTTTTTGTGTAG
- a CDS encoding type II toxin-antitoxin system Phd/YefM family antitoxin, with the protein MPRIVPIRDLKNTIAISQICHEDKEPIFVTKNGYGDMVIMSMETYEKNLFLSNVYGKLEEAKQDMKSGRYSSVEDAVSRIREKHGL; encoded by the coding sequence ATGCCGAGAATAGTTCCGATAAGGGATTTAAAAAATACTATAGCAATTTCTCAAATATGTCATGAGGACAAAGAGCCGATTTTTGTTACAAAAAATGGTTACGGCGATATGGTCATTATGAGTATGGAAACCTATGAAAAAAATCTTTTTCTTTCTAATGTGTACGGGAAGCTTGAAGAAGCAAAACAAGACATGAAAAGCGGTAGATATTCTTCTGTCGAGGATGCTGTTTCCCGTATAAGGGAAAAACATGGCTTATAA
- a CDS encoding type II toxin-antitoxin system RelE/ParE family toxin, producing the protein MEKAEEDLSEIITYISNTLYNPKAADSLLEEFLEAKTNIENNPYMYPLSNDLVLQAEGYHRFLFKKNYIALYLINDIKKEVAIMRIFYAKRDYDNLI; encoded by the coding sequence ATGGAAAAAGCAGAAGAAGATTTGTCAGAAATAATAACATATATTTCCAATACGCTCTATAATCCCAAAGCTGCTGATAGTTTGCTTGAGGAGTTTTTAGAAGCAAAAACAAACATTGAAAATAATCCGTATATGTATCCTTTAAGTAATGATTTAGTACTACAAGCAGAAGGATATCACAGATTTCTTTTTAAGAAAAATTATATTGCATTGTATCTGATTAATGATATCAAAAAAGAAGTTGCAATAATGCGTATTTTCTATGCAAAAAGAGATTATGATAATTTAATATAA
- a CDS encoding M20/M25/M40 family metallo-hydrolase codes for MVKPTVTELLLDLTRIDSPSGNETAFFDYVEYILHSMKFEIQYDYYGNMIAYRNIRSYKKPILFAFHGDKVSTGEPIKGMIKDGFVISDGKNSIGADNKASLACLIHVLKNRNDEEPIEILLTRMEEEGFIGARNLDRTMIKAEIGITMDGGSIGEITIGSKYWTNILLKSKKDIKDIERWLKNRTTKSDWGITVKSYNNNAYNFSLSILTPESNIDEFIKETCKMLGPDKIKVMRQCPGFDVTNNEKFITFVKDSIKETGIEPKLIFDDIAPEVCVLNSKGIQCVNIGDGVMDEHEVYERVLISDLEKNVAIINKILDNYLHLTPAST; via the coding sequence ATGGTAAAACCAACAGTTACTGAATTGTTACTCGATCTTACACGGATTGATAGTCCTAGCGGTAACGAGACAGCTTTTTTTGATTATGTGGAATATATATTACATTCAATGAAGTTCGAAATTCAGTACGATTACTATGGTAATATGATTGCATATAGAAATATCCGTTCATATAAAAAACCGATACTATTCGCTTTTCATGGTGATAAGGTTTCTACAGGGGAACCGATAAAAGGAATGATCAAAGACGGTTTTGTTATATCAGATGGTAAAAATTCAATAGGAGCAGATAATAAAGCTTCATTAGCTTGTCTCATTCATGTATTAAAAAACAGGAATGACGAAGAACCGATAGAAATATTACTTACAAGAATGGAAGAAGAGGGATTCATAGGGGCAAGAAATCTTGATAGGACAATGATTAAAGCAGAAATTGGAATAACAATGGATGGAGGCTCAATAGGAGAAATTACTATTGGTTCTAAATATTGGACAAATATATTGTTGAAATCAAAAAAAGATATTAAAGATATTGAAAGATGGCTTAAAAATCGTACAACAAAAAGTGATTGGGGTATTACTGTTAAAAGTTATAATAATAACGCCTACAATTTTTCATTAAGCATACTTACTCCGGAAAGCAATATTGATGAGTTTATAAAAGAAACCTGCAAAATGCTTGGACCGGACAAAATAAAAGTTATGAGACAATGTCCAGGATTTGATGTTACCAACAATGAAAAATTTATCACATTTGTAAAAGATAGCATAAAAGAAACAGGGATAGAACCAAAACTAATCTTTGATGACATAGCTCCTGAAGTATGTGTATTAAATTCGAAAGGAATCCAATGTGTAAATATTGGTGATGGTGTTATGGATGAGCATGAAGTATATGAAAGGGTTTTGATATCTGATCTAGAAAAAAATGTAGCAATTATTAATAAGATACTAGATAATTATCTTCATCTAACACCCGCTTCAACCTGA